A window from Eubalaena glacialis isolate mEubGla1 chromosome 1, mEubGla1.1.hap2.+ XY, whole genome shotgun sequence encodes these proteins:
- the GBX2 gene encoding homeobox protein GBX-2 isoform X2, with product MSAAFPPSLMMMQRPLGSSTAFSIDSLIGSPPQPSPGHFVYTGYPMFMPYRPVVLPPPPPPPPALPQAALQPALPPAHPHHQIPSLPTSFCSSLAQGMALTSTLMATLPGGFSASPQHQEAAAARKFAPQPLPGGGNFDKAEALQADAEDGKGFLAKEGSLLAFSAAEAVQASLGDAMTWDPGRGCQRARERRVKGGRRPEGQGGEFLAGERSGVQLG from the exons ATGAGCGCAGCGTTCCCGCCGTCGCTGATGATGATGCAGCGCCCGCTGGGGAGTAGTACCGCCTTCAGCATAGACTCGCTGATCGGCAGCCCGCCGCAGCCCAGCCCCGGCCATTTCGTCTACACTGGCTACCCTATGTTCATGCCCTACCGGCCGGtggtgctgccgccgccgccgccgccgccgcccgcgctgCCCCAGGCCGCGCTGCAGCCGGCGCTGCCGCCCGCGCACCCTCACCACCAGAtccccagcctgcccaccagcTTCTGCTCCAGCTTGGCGCAGGGCATGGCGCTCACCTCCACGCTCATGGCCACGCTGCCCGGCGGCTTCTCCGCGTCTCCCCAGCACCAGGAGGCGGCGGCTGCCCGGAAGTTCGCGCCGCAGCCGCTGCCTGGCGGTGGCAACTTCGACAAGGCGGAGGCGCTGCAAGCCGACGCGGAGGACGGCAAAGGCTTCTTGGCCAAGGAGGGCTCGCTGCTTGCCTTCTCCGCGGCCGAGGCTGTGCAGGCGTCGCTCGGTGA CGCTATGACCTGGGATCCCGG TCGGGGCTGTCAGAGGGCAAGGGAAAGACGAGTCAAAGGTGGAAGACGACCCGAAGGGCAAGGAGGAGAGTTTCTCGCTGGAGAGCGATCTGGAGTACAGCTCGGATGA
- the GBX2 gene encoding homeobox protein GBX-2 isoform X1 has translation MSAAFPPSLMMMQRPLGSSTAFSIDSLIGSPPQPSPGHFVYTGYPMFMPYRPVVLPPPPPPPPALPQAALQPALPPAHPHHQIPSLPTSFCSSLAQGMALTSTLMATLPGGFSASPQHQEAAAARKFAPQPLPGGGNFDKAEALQADAEDGKGFLAKEGSLLAFSAAEAVQASLVGAVRGQGKDESKVEDDPKGKEESFSLESDLEYSSDDNLTGQAAHKEEDPGHALEETPPSGGGAGSTTSTGKNRRRRTAFTSEQLLELEKEFHCKKYLSLTERSQIAHALKLSEVQVKIWFQNRRAKWKRVKAGNANSKTGEPSRNPKIVVPIPVHVSRFAIRSQHQQLEQARP, from the exons ATGAGCGCAGCGTTCCCGCCGTCGCTGATGATGATGCAGCGCCCGCTGGGGAGTAGTACCGCCTTCAGCATAGACTCGCTGATCGGCAGCCCGCCGCAGCCCAGCCCCGGCCATTTCGTCTACACTGGCTACCCTATGTTCATGCCCTACCGGCCGGtggtgctgccgccgccgccgccgccgccgcccgcgctgCCCCAGGCCGCGCTGCAGCCGGCGCTGCCGCCCGCGCACCCTCACCACCAGAtccccagcctgcccaccagcTTCTGCTCCAGCTTGGCGCAGGGCATGGCGCTCACCTCCACGCTCATGGCCACGCTGCCCGGCGGCTTCTCCGCGTCTCCCCAGCACCAGGAGGCGGCGGCTGCCCGGAAGTTCGCGCCGCAGCCGCTGCCTGGCGGTGGCAACTTCGACAAGGCGGAGGCGCTGCAAGCCGACGCGGAGGACGGCAAAGGCTTCTTGGCCAAGGAGGGCTCGCTGCTTGCCTTCTCCGCGGCCGAGGCTGTGCAGGCGTCGCTCG TCGGGGCTGTCAGAGGGCAAGGGAAAGACGAGTCAAAGGTGGAAGACGACCCGAAGGGCAAGGAGGAGAGTTTCTCGCTGGAGAGCGATCTGGAGTACAGCTCGGATGACAATCTGACTGGCCAGGCGGCTCACAAGGAGGAAGACCCCGGCCACGCGCTGGAGGAGACCCCGCcgagcggcggcggcgcgggcagCACCACGTCCACGGGCAAGAACCGGCGGCGGCGGACTGCCTTCACCAGCGAGCAGCTCCTCGAGCTAGAGAAGGAGTTCCACTGCAAAAAGTACCTCTCGCTGACCGAGCGCTCACAGATCGCGCACGCCCTCAAACTCAGCGAGGTGCAGGTGAAAATCTGGTTCCAGAACCGCCGGGCCAAGTGGAAACGGGTGAAAGCCGGCAATGCCAATTCCAAGACAGGGGAGCCCTCCAGGAACCCCAAGATCGTTGTCCCCATCCCCGTCCACGTCAGCAGGTTCGCCATTAGAAGTCAGCATCAGCAGCTAGAGCAGGCCCGACCCTGA